In Candidatus Desulfofervidus auxilii, one genomic interval encodes:
- a CDS encoding GNAT family N-acetyltransferase, protein MQSMQKFNQQLEIFSFCSPQEFKSFLVSLINVYLSGYKGLEGYAYTDKGDVKRYLKWLYKKDPEAFFVASLKNKTVGFVSGCRYWHDRIYGEIGELHEIVVDKSFQGQGIGKALHETMLSFLFKYHRIIGLWVGEKNKKAIKFYQDSGFKIVGQVGKWFRMIKEK, encoded by the coding sequence ATGCAGTCAATGCAGAAATTCAATCAACAACTGGAAATCTTTTCTTTTTGCTCTCCCCAAGAGTTTAAGTCTTTTTTAGTCTCATTGATAAATGTGTATCTTTCTGGATATAAAGGATTAGAAGGATATGCCTATACTGACAAGGGAGATGTGAAAAGGTATTTGAAATGGCTTTATAAAAAGGATCCAGAGGCATTTTTTGTAGCTAGTTTGAAAAATAAAACAGTGGGCTTTGTCAGTGGTTGCCGTTACTGGCACGATAGAATATATGGAGAAATCGGAGAACTGCATGAAATAGTAGTAGATAAATCCTTTCAAGGACAGGGAATTGGTAAGGCACTGCATGAAACCATGTTGTCATTTCTTTTCAAGTATCATAGGATAATAGGACTTTGGGTAGGAGAGAAAAATAAAAAGGCCATAAAATTTTACCAGGATTCTGGATTTAAGATTGTTGGTCAGGTAGGTAAATGGTTCAGGATGATAAAAGAGAAATAA
- a CDS encoding CDP-alcohol phosphatidyltransferase family protein produces MISAKLSGRLDKYIIKLLPKKYSPNTYTLLGLGVTAISSFFLALGYFKIGGALIFLAGLFDMADGAIARATGRVSEFGGFLDSVIDRYADLLFFFGLCFYYYHSREIFLFICVLLTIAGSLLTSYARARAEIFLGSKCNVGLVERPERIILLGIGAIFDLFIYILPLLAFLSNITVFQRIYYVWQKTTSSKKELG; encoded by the coding sequence ATGATCAGTGCTAAACTAAGTGGGAGACTAGATAAATACATTATAAAATTGCTTCCTAAAAAATATTCTCCTAATACTTATACCTTGTTAGGGCTTGGTGTTACTGCTATTTCTAGTTTTTTTCTGGCCTTGGGTTATTTTAAGATAGGAGGAGCCCTCATTTTTTTGGCAGGTTTATTTGATATGGCCGATGGTGCCATTGCTCGGGCTACTGGAAGGGTTTCTGAATTTGGTGGTTTTCTGGATTCAGTTATTGACCGTTATGCGGATTTATTATTTTTCTTTGGCCTCTGCTTTTATTATTATCACAGCCGAGAAATTTTTCTTTTTATTTGTGTCCTCCTTACCATTGCTGGTAGTCTATTGACTTCTTATGCGCGGGCCAGGGCCGAGATATTTTTAGGTTCCAAATGTAATGTAGGTTTGGTGGAAAGACCCGAGCGTATTATTTTACTAGGTATTGGAGCAATATTTGATTTATTCATATATATTTTGCCTTTACTGGCTTTTTTAAGTAATATCACTGTGTTTCAGCGCATTTATTATGTCTGGCAAAAAACCACTTCCAGTAAAAAAGAGCTAGGGTGA
- a CDS encoding universal stress protein yields MTPCILVTLSNQCFSLNPLFYAGELAIRLQAKVYVLFILTVSRKNPQIEEEKFLKEIGPALDNYREKGVCIQSYFIKDKFLEEATKFIEEIHPDIVIVAKLQQQNPQFSAWLNTIRQNIPGSLIVVDNFHLKKEPRKMKVKRGFDSPIQ; encoded by the coding sequence ATGACACCATGTATTTTAGTTACATTGAGTAATCAATGTTTTTCACTAAATCCGCTATTTTATGCCGGAGAGCTAGCGATTCGGTTGCAGGCTAAGGTCTACGTTCTATTTATTCTCACTGTTTCAAGAAAGAATCCCCAAATTGAAGAAGAAAAATTTTTGAAGGAAATAGGTCCTGCACTAGATAACTATAGGGAAAAAGGAGTTTGTATCCAGTCTTACTTTATCAAAGACAAATTTTTGGAAGAGGCAACTAAGTTTATTGAAGAAATTCATCCAGACATTGTGATTGTAGCCAAACTTCAGCAACAAAATCCACAATTTTCGGCTTGGCTCAATACCATTCGGCAGAATATCCCAGGGTCTTTAATAGTGGTTGATAACTTTCATTTAAAAAAAGAACCCAGAAAAATGAAGGTTAAAAGGGGTTTTGATAGCCCAATTCAATAA
- a CDS encoding UbiX family flavin prenyltransferase, with translation MSNKNLTTQDKSRYILAITGASGVIYAKTLIEYFYKNKLPLTCLVSHIGEKVWEWEIGSSISETLPSEITIYFENDWWSPVASGSVKAKAMVIMPCSMGTLAAIAHGLAKNVIIRVADVMFKEKRPLILVPRETPLNIIHLKNMLTLAEAGATILPAMPGFYHKPNTVQALVNFVVARVLDHLGLVHNLMQSWEELFKQS, from the coding sequence ATGAGTAACAAAAATCTAACCACCCAAGATAAGTCCAGATATATTCTAGCTATTACAGGTGCCAGTGGAGTTATTTATGCCAAAACATTAATAGAGTATTTTTATAAAAATAAGTTACCTTTAACCTGCTTGGTTTCCCATATAGGTGAGAAGGTTTGGGAATGGGAAATAGGTAGCTCTATTTCTGAGACTTTACCCTCTGAAATTACTATTTATTTTGAAAACGACTGGTGGTCACCTGTAGCCAGTGGAAGTGTGAAGGCCAAAGCCATGGTAATCATGCCCTGTTCTATGGGCACCTTAGCCGCTATTGCCCATGGTTTGGCTAAAAATGTGATTATTCGAGTGGCAGATGTGATGTTCAAGGAAAAAAGACCTTTGATTTTGGTGCCTAGAGAAACGCCCTTAAACATTATCCATCTAAAAAATATGCTTACTCTTGCTGAAGCAGGAGCTACTATTCTACCGGCCATGCCTGGTTTTTATCATAAACCTAATACTGTTCAGGCTTTAGTAAACTTTGTAGTGGCTAGGGTATTAGACCACTTGGGACTGGTACATAATTTAATGCAATCTTGGGAAGAACTCTTCAAACAATCTTAA
- a CDS encoding UbiA-like polyprenyltransferase — MFKKIKIILEMIKFEHSIFALPFVYIGAFLAQRGFPPWDKLFWILVAVVSARSVAMAFNRLVDKDIDAQNPRTKDRTLPKGLLTPRWVIGFIIFCTFLFFVATYNLNRLVFYLSPVALFIITGYSYTKRFTWLTHLFLGIADGLAPLGGWLAIKPVFSIVPLWLFWGVAFWIAGFDILYSCLDYEFDKKQGLHSIPVRFGIKNSLYLSTFFHILTVICFYYVGKDAQLNLFYFYGLGVVSLLLLYEHLIIKPHDFSKLTMAFFTVNGVISISMFFIILVSLSCI, encoded by the coding sequence ATGTTTAAAAAAATCAAGATTATCCTAGAAATGATCAAGTTTGAACATAGTATTTTTGCCCTTCCTTTTGTTTATATTGGGGCCTTTTTGGCCCAAAGGGGTTTCCCTCCCTGGGACAAACTATTTTGGATTCTAGTGGCTGTAGTTAGTGCAAGGAGTGTGGCTATGGCCTTTAATCGTTTGGTAGACAAGGATATTGATGCCCAAAATCCCCGCACTAAAGATAGAACATTACCCAAAGGACTTCTCACTCCCAGATGGGTTATAGGATTTATTATCTTCTGCACATTCCTATTTTTCGTGGCTACTTACAATCTCAATCGCCTGGTATTTTATCTCTCTCCTGTTGCACTCTTTATAATAACTGGTTATTCCTATACCAAGAGATTTACCTGGCTTACTCACCTATTCTTAGGCATCGCTGATGGCCTTGCCCCTTTGGGGGGTTGGTTAGCCATCAAGCCTGTTTTCTCCATTGTTCCACTTTGGTTATTTTGGGGAGTGGCCTTTTGGATAGCCGGATTTGATATTTTATATAGTTGTCTTGATTATGAATTTGATAAAAAACAGGGACTTCATTCTATACCCGTAAGATTTGGTATCAAAAACAGCCTTTATCTTTCTACTTTTTTTCATATATTGACTGTTATTTGTTTTTATTATGTAGGCAAGGATGCTCAACTTAATCTTTTTTATTTTTATGGTTTAGGTGTAGTGAGTTTACTTCTTCTTTATGAACACTTGATTATCAAACCTCATGATTTTTCCAAGCTTACCATGGCCTTTTTTACAGTCAATGGTGTTATAAGTATATCTATGTTTTTTATTATTCTGGTTTCTTTATCATGTATATAA
- a CDS encoding sulfite exporter TauE/SafE family protein, with protein sequence MAALSAPTVVELANKTEVVSQIFQSHPWTMAAVVLLGFMGGLLSGFIGSGGAFIMTPGMMNLGVPGVMAVGANITHKFGKAMMGSKKHGELGHVDKKLAIFMLITALVGIKIAVWVNSYFFEKMGKAGSSLYVSAIFVLTLSLIGGSMLKDALKTLRGGATGPSKFLLELANKLRIPPLIHFKVAGVKVSLLVIIIAGLATGYMAGTIGVGGFIGVPAMIYVLGVPTVVAAGTELFLAMFMGAWGAFNYALGGYVDLRLTLLLYAGSLVGIYFGAIGTSLVKELYIRLVTAILILLCCVSRAFAIPEYLDSLHIINLTPQSVHLCETLSRIFLFGSGFVAMSFILVAVFKAHFAKQRLIKKYAVPVTISTLK encoded by the coding sequence ATGGCAGCCTTAAGTGCACCAACTGTTGTTGAGTTAGCAAATAAGACGGAAGTAGTCTCCCAGATTTTTCAGAGTCATCCTTGGACGATGGCAGCGGTTGTCCTTTTGGGATTTATGGGAGGACTTCTCTCCGGATTTATAGGCTCAGGGGGAGCATTTATCATGACCCCAGGAATGATGAATCTAGGTGTTCCGGGGGTGATGGCCGTGGGGGCCAATATCACCCACAAATTTGGTAAGGCCATGATGGGTTCCAAGAAACACGGTGAATTAGGACATGTGGATAAAAAGTTAGCCATTTTTATGCTTATTACTGCCCTTGTAGGAATTAAGATTGCTGTTTGGGTAAATAGTTATTTCTTTGAAAAAATGGGGAAAGCAGGCTCTAGCCTTTATGTAAGTGCGATCTTCGTTCTTACCCTTAGCTTAATTGGTGGTTCTATGCTTAAAGATGCTCTTAAGACCCTGCGTGGAGGAGCAACAGGACCATCCAAATTTCTTTTGGAATTGGCAAATAAACTCCGGATTCCTCCTCTTATTCACTTCAAAGTAGCAGGGGTCAAGGTTTCTCTTTTGGTAATTATTATTGCAGGTCTAGCAACCGGGTATATGGCTGGTACTATCGGTGTAGGAGGTTTTATTGGTGTACCGGCTATGATTTATGTCCTCGGTGTGCCTACTGTGGTAGCAGCTGGAACAGAACTCTTTTTGGCTATGTTTATGGGGGCATGGGGAGCCTTTAATTATGCCTTAGGTGGATATGTGGATTTGCGTCTTACGTTGCTTCTTTATGCCGGTTCACTTGTGGGTATCTACTTTGGTGCAATTGGCACAAGCTTGGTAAAAGAACTTTATATCCGTTTAGTTACAGCTATTCTCATTCTCCTCTGTTGTGTTTCACGTGCGTTTGCTATTCCTGAATATTTGGATAGCCTCCACATTATCAATCTCACTCCCCAAAGTGTTCACCTATGTGAAACCTTGAGCAGAATTTTCCTGTTTGGAAGTGGTTTTGTTGCTATGTCGTTTATTCTTGTTGCTGTGTTTAAGGCTCACTTTGCAAAACAACGATTGATCAAGAAATATGCTGTTCCTGTTACCATCTCAACACTTAAATAG
- a CDS encoding RNA polymerase factor sigma-32, with translation MKKFDKENDFMEEVEVQEIPSLSPPEVKNTLVPPSGAAIIQRYLWEVNQYPLLTPEEEFRLAHLYKEKKDKEAAFKLITSNLRLVIKIALEFQSFWASNLMDLIQEGNIGLMMGLKKYDPDKGIRFPYYASFWIKAYILKFILDNWRLVKVGTTQAQRKLFYNLQKEKQNLTRLGYEPIPKLIAKKLNVREKDVIEMEQRMEGGEFSLDAPLNPETKDTFKEVIPLPEKSPEEIWARNEIKELVAQKIEVIKKELSPKEKDILELRLLADKPLTLKEIGKRHHVSRERIRQIEARLIEKLRNYLKEEFPDYQEALTTRF, from the coding sequence ATGAAAAAGTTTGATAAAGAAAACGATTTTATGGAAGAAGTAGAGGTTCAAGAAATACCCTCTTTGTCACCACCAGAGGTGAAAAATACTTTGGTTCCCCCCTCTGGTGCCGCTATTATTCAGAGGTATTTGTGGGAAGTTAACCAATATCCTTTACTTACACCTGAGGAAGAATTTCGTTTAGCTCACCTTTATAAAGAAAAAAAAGACAAGGAAGCGGCTTTTAAGCTTATTACTTCAAATCTTCGTCTAGTAATAAAGATTGCCTTGGAGTTTCAAAGTTTCTGGGCAAGCAATTTGATGGACTTAATTCAAGAAGGAAATATTGGGCTCATGATGGGTTTAAAAAAGTATGACCCAGATAAAGGCATTCGCTTTCCTTATTATGCATCTTTTTGGATTAAGGCCTATATTCTAAAATTTATCTTGGATAATTGGCGATTAGTAAAAGTAGGCACTACTCAGGCCCAACGAAAATTGTTTTATAACCTTCAGAAAGAAAAACAAAATTTGACCCGGCTAGGTTATGAACCTATCCCTAAATTAATCGCTAAAAAGCTTAATGTGCGAGAAAAGGATGTTATTGAAATGGAACAACGTATGGAAGGAGGCGAATTTTCTCTGGATGCACCCCTTAATCCTGAAACAAAAGACACTTTTAAGGAAGTTATTCCCTTACCAGAGAAATCCCCAGAAGAAATCTGGGCAAGGAATGAAATTAAAGAACTAGTAGCTCAAAAAATAGAGGTCATTAAAAAAGAACTTTCTCCTAAGGAAAAAGATATTTTAGAATTACGTTTGTTAGCAGATAAACCTCTTACACTTAAAGAAATAGGTAAAAGACACCATGTTTCTAGAGAAAGAATTAGACAGATTGAGGCGAGGTTAATTGAAAAACTAAGAAATTATTTGAAAGAGGAATTCCCAGATTATCAAGAAGCCCTAACCACAAGGTTTTGA
- a CDS encoding sensor histidine kinase codes for MINKLKWWHSVRWRIAFVSFIFFVLTICGVAIDRWNVKKIDQNIAFLERNGEFLNDVLETRRYEKNFFLYREKGAYKNTLLYIQKAKDLLRGNKREIQKLIGFPYYEKLQGLLSQYQELFSHLNPHENGAKSQKLREMGKEIVDVSIYLNKRVKQDINKALSLSRHITFYFGFVVVFMASLLIYIVAHQIIRPLHFIQQSADQISRGDFSSFPRPKETLSEISVVVDALNKMIQELDLRHQEIIQSKKMASIGTLTAGIAHELNNPLNNIIITAELFLEEFGTVLNPEQKQYLVDILQQARRSTDIVGNLLDFSRARPLTKEKVDIQKIISDVVKLFQNQMKLNHIELEIDIVQDLPLTKGDPTSLRQIFINLIENAIQAMSKGGSLLITGVREGNFIKIEIADTGEGIPEEYLPRIFEPFFTTKTNGTGLGLAVTYGIIKKHKGKLLVDSKINEGTTFTILLPVEA; via the coding sequence ATGATAAATAAGCTTAAATGGTGGCACTCAGTTAGATGGCGTATTGCCTTTGTATCCTTCATATTTTTTGTATTAACCATATGTGGTGTAGCCATTGATCGCTGGAATGTGAAAAAAATAGATCAAAATATAGCATTTTTAGAAAGAAATGGTGAGTTCCTTAACGATGTATTAGAAACAAGGCGATATGAAAAAAACTTTTTCCTTTATAGAGAAAAAGGTGCTTATAAAAATACGTTGTTATATATCCAAAAAGCAAAAGACCTCTTAAGGGGAAATAAGAGGGAAATTCAGAAATTAATTGGTTTCCCTTATTATGAAAAATTACAGGGTCTCCTAAGTCAGTATCAGGAATTGTTTAGCCATCTTAATCCCCATGAAAATGGTGCAAAATCACAAAAACTCAGGGAGATGGGCAAAGAAATTGTTGATGTTTCTATTTATTTAAATAAGAGGGTAAAACAGGATATTAATAAAGCCCTTAGTTTATCCCGACATATTACTTTCTATTTTGGCTTTGTGGTTGTGTTTATGGCTTCTTTACTTATTTACATAGTAGCTCATCAAATTATTCGCCCTTTGCATTTTATTCAGCAATCTGCCGATCAAATTAGTAGAGGTGATTTTTCTTCATTTCCTAGACCAAAAGAAACATTGTCGGAAATCAGTGTAGTAGTAGATGCTTTAAATAAAATGATCCAGGAGTTAGACTTGAGACATCAAGAAATAATTCAGTCTAAAAAAATGGCCTCTATCGGTACCCTTACCGCTGGGATAGCGCATGAATTGAATAATCCTTTAAATAACATTATCATTACGGCTGAATTATTTTTGGAAGAATTCGGAACGGTTCTAAATCCTGAGCAAAAACAATATCTGGTTGATATCCTACAGCAGGCTCGGCGTTCCACAGATATTGTTGGAAATCTATTGGACTTTTCTCGAGCAAGACCTTTAACAAAGGAGAAGGTAGACATTCAAAAAATCATCAGTGATGTGGTGAAATTATTTCAAAATCAAATGAAGCTTAATCACATTGAACTGGAGATAGATATAGTTCAAGATTTGCCTCTTACCAAAGGAGACCCGACTAGCTTAAGACAGATATTCATCAATCTTATTGAAAATGCTATCCAGGCAATGTCAAAAGGTGGTTCCCTGCTTATCACAGGGGTAAGGGAGGGTAATTTTATTAAGATTGAGATAGCAGATACTGGAGAAGGTATCCCCGAGGAGTATTTACCTCGGATTTTTGAGCCTTTTTTTACCACTAAAACGAACGGAACAGGTTTGGGTTTGGCTGTAACTTATGGTATTATAAAAAAACATAAAGGCAAATTATTGGTTGATAGCAAGATTAATGAAGGCACTACTTTTACTATTCTCTTACCAGTAGAAGCATAA
- the tsaA gene encoding tRNA (N6-threonylcarbamoyladenosine(37)-N6)-methyltransferase TrmO has translation MKTQNSKQEKIEIYPMGWIESPITAVHKGPAQGQEAKVKGKIIIFKKFISTLKGLRPGDYIWVLCWFHLAKRDVLQVHPRLAREQGLAGVFASRSQDRPNPIGLELVKILKIEQNILWVEGLDAIDGTPVLDIKLHFPQIDCPEY, from the coding sequence GTGAAAACCCAGAATTCAAAACAAGAAAAGATAGAGATTTATCCCATGGGATGGATTGAATCTCCCATTACAGCTGTCCATAAAGGACCAGCCCAAGGCCAAGAGGCAAAGGTTAAGGGGAAAATTATTATTTTTAAAAAATTCATCTCCACTCTTAAAGGTCTAAGACCTGGAGATTACATCTGGGTTCTATGTTGGTTTCATCTAGCCAAAAGGGATGTGCTTCAGGTGCATCCACGACTAGCTAGGGAACAAGGGTTAGCAGGTGTATTTGCCAGCCGTAGTCAGGATAGACCAAATCCCATTGGTTTAGAATTGGTTAAAATTTTAAAAATAGAGCAAAACATCTTATGGGTGGAAGGGTTGGATGCCATAGATGGCACCCCAGTGTTGGATATAAAACTCCATTTTCCTCAAATAGATTGCCCTGAATACTAA
- a CDS encoding tetratricopeptide repeat protein, translating to MKIKIISLCLSLVIFLCCLKAKSQSDLSQKPVDRSLAYYYFIKGQQYLHQGDIEEAIDFLEKALVYDPKATSVILNLTQIYLQKGELKQAKYWADHILKLEPENIEARFMLVWIYTNQENYQNAINECKRILEISPQNKKAAFYLANLYTHTKDYQGAIDAFQKLLELDPNSFYVYYYLGNTYFSLKKYKSAEKYLKKAIELNPHFEDALLTLAKLKENQKKFKEAKEIYKGILKENPKNLNVAFLLAQLYLKENKLKKAKTLLSSLAEKPGDKFEIALFWLREKQYSEAIAYLKPLLKLFPKKDEIRYYLASAYEGMEKIDQALNILKKIPPSSPIYVNGIIYSAYLLKNQGKISEAIAKLEHIIIQYPQKPLPYIVLAEILEDQKDYQRALEVLKKAVKTFPQDASIHFRLGVVYDKMQSKDMCIKEMRQTISLDPNHAEALNYLGYTYAEMGKNLEEAERLIKRALEIKPEDGYIIDSLGWVYYQRGEYKKALEILKKAHKLASKDPIITEHLGDVYSKNGLYQEALKYYRQALKLKPDNPENILLKIKKLEQILEKNS from the coding sequence ATGAAAATCAAAATTATAAGTTTATGTTTAAGTTTAGTTATCTTTTTGTGTTGTTTAAAGGCTAAAAGCCAGTCAGATTTATCTCAAAAACCAGTTGATCGCTCTCTTGCTTATTATTATTTCATCAAAGGGCAACAATACCTTCATCAAGGAGACATAGAAGAAGCTATCGATTTTCTTGAAAAGGCACTTGTTTATGACCCTAAAGCAACAAGTGTGATCTTGAATTTAACTCAAATTTATTTGCAAAAAGGAGAATTAAAACAAGCCAAATACTGGGCAGACCATATTTTAAAGTTAGAACCAGAAAATATAGAAGCTAGATTTATGTTAGTGTGGATTTATACTAATCAAGAAAATTACCAGAATGCCATTAATGAATGTAAGAGAATTTTAGAAATATCACCCCAAAATAAAAAGGCCGCTTTTTACTTAGCTAATCTTTACACCCACACCAAAGATTATCAAGGGGCAATAGATGCCTTTCAAAAGCTACTTGAGTTAGACCCTAATTCCTTTTATGTTTATTACTATTTGGGGAATACTTATTTTTCCCTAAAAAAATATAAATCAGCCGAAAAATATTTAAAAAAGGCTATAGAATTAAATCCCCATTTTGAGGACGCCCTTTTAACTCTAGCCAAATTAAAAGAAAATCAAAAGAAATTTAAAGAGGCAAAGGAGATTTATAAAGGTATCTTGAAAGAAAATCCCAAGAATTTAAATGTGGCTTTTCTTTTAGCCCAGCTTTATCTCAAAGAAAATAAACTTAAAAAAGCAAAAACCTTACTTTCTTCTTTAGCTGAGAAACCAGGAGATAAGTTTGAAATAGCTCTATTTTGGCTTCGTGAAAAACAATACTCTGAGGCTATAGCATATCTTAAACCTTTATTAAAACTATTTCCTAAAAAAGATGAAATTAGATACTATCTGGCCTCTGCTTATGAAGGAATGGAAAAAATAGACCAGGCCTTAAATATATTAAAAAAGATTCCTCCCTCTTCACCTATTTATGTAAATGGAATTATTTATAGTGCTTATCTTTTGAAAAACCAGGGTAAAATATCTGAAGCCATTGCCAAATTGGAACATATTATAATTCAATACCCGCAGAAACCATTGCCTTATATAGTATTGGCAGAGATTTTGGAAGACCAAAAGGATTACCAAAGGGCATTAGAAGTGCTCAAAAAAGCGGTAAAGACCTTTCCGCAGGATGCCTCTATTCACTTCCGCCTGGGTGTGGTTTATGACAAAATGCAATCAAAAGATATGTGCATTAAAGAAATGCGTCAGACCATTTCCTTAGACCCTAACCATGCGGAGGCCCTTAATTATCTTGGTTACACTTATGCCGAAATGGGCAAAAATTTAGAAGAGGCAGAAAGGTTAATAAAAAGGGCCTTAGAAATAAAACCTGAAGATGGCTATATTATAGACAGTTTGGGCTGGGTATATTATCAAAGAGGTGAATACAAAAAGGCATTAGAAATTTTAAAAAAGGCTCATAAATTAGCCTCTAAAGACCCCATTATTACTGAACATTTAGGAGATGTTTATTCCAAAAATGGTCTTTATCAAGAAGCGTTAAAATACTATCGCCAAGCCTTAAAACTTAAGCCTGATAATCCAGAAAACATTCTTTTAAAGATTAAAAAATTAGAGCAAATTCTTGAGAAAAATTCTTAA
- a CDS encoding universal stress protein, translating to MGYTSILVPIDGSEASKVALEEAVEIAKRNGASIIILHVFPNRADLIEVYKISNLKSAFREEGEKLLEEACRYAAQKGISAVIRLTEGKPCEEIVKTAEAQNCDLIVMGSHGHNTLSKILLGSVTQRVLGNAPCPVMVVREKKK from the coding sequence ATGGGTTATACGTCCATCCTGGTTCCAATTGATGGCTCTGAAGCAAGCAAAGTGGCGTTAGAAGAAGCTGTTGAAATTGCTAAAAGAAACGGCGCATCTATTATTATCCTTCATGTGTTTCCTAACAGGGCTGATTTAATAGAGGTCTATAAAATAAGTAATTTAAAATCAGCCTTTCGGGAAGAAGGAGAGAAGCTTTTAGAAGAGGCCTGTAGATATGCTGCCCAAAAAGGAATATCAGCGGTAATTCGCTTGACAGAGGGTAAACCTTGTGAAGAGATTGTTAAAACTGCTGAAGCACAAAATTGCGATTTAATCGTAATGGGAAGTCATGGACACAATACCCTCAGTAAGATCCTTTTAGGTAGTGTAACACAAAGAGTACTGGGGAATGCCCCTTGTCCTGTAATGGTAGTAAGAGAAAAGAAAAAGTAG
- a CDS encoding sigma-54-dependent transcriptional regulator, which yields MENQFKIKIAVVDDEEIVCKRLKKVLEKEGYEVETFLDGETALGKISSHQFHLVILDLKLPKLDGLQVLEQIKAVSPETEVIMITAYGSIESAIEATKMGAFHYITKPIKLDEFRTLVHKAKEKIFLVSENKQLKETLARYTFTELVGKSLKMQKIYQLIIKVAPIDCNVLIQGETGTGKELVAKAIHYRSPRKQAPFVSFNCGGFTEELITSELFGYEKGAFTGAFHTKIGLLESANGGTVFLDEIGEMPLSMQVKLLRVLQEKKILRVGGIKPIPLNIRIIAATNRDIKKMVEEGKFREDLFYRLNVVNFVLPPLRERKEDIPLLINHFLCKYNALFGKQILRVTERALAKILNYPFPGNVRELENIIERAVALTEKEEIDVCDLPPDLNAFEVKAEEPNEVSPLVEQEKYYIKKALEQTGYNKHKAAKILGLSRTTLWRRMKKYGL from the coding sequence ATGGAAAATCAATTTAAAATCAAAATAGCAGTTGTAGATGACGAAGAAATTGTCTGTAAGCGTTTAAAGAAAGTTTTAGAAAAAGAGGGTTATGAAGTAGAAACCTTTTTAGACGGAGAAACAGCGTTAGGAAAAATTTCTTCTCATCAATTTCATTTGGTAATTTTAGATCTTAAACTACCCAAGTTAGACGGTCTTCAAGTTTTAGAACAAATCAAGGCTGTCTCTCCGGAAACAGAAGTAATTATGATTACTGCCTATGGGTCAATAGAATCAGCCATTGAGGCTACAAAGATGGGAGCGTTTCATTACATAACCAAACCCATTAAATTAGATGAATTCCGTACACTTGTCCATAAGGCTAAAGAAAAAATTTTTCTGGTTTCCGAAAATAAACAATTAAAAGAAACATTAGCTAGATATACTTTTACTGAACTAGTTGGAAAAAGTTTAAAAATGCAAAAGATATATCAGTTAATTATCAAAGTTGCACCTATTGATTGCAATGTTCTAATTCAAGGAGAAACAGGCACAGGAAAGGAATTAGTAGCTAAAGCTATTCACTATCGTAGTCCTCGTAAACAGGCACCTTTTGTTTCTTTCAATTGTGGGGGCTTTACTGAAGAACTTATTACCAGTGAACTCTTTGGTTATGAAAAAGGGGCTTTTACTGGGGCTTTTCATACCAAAATAGGCTTATTAGAATCAGCTAATGGAGGGACAGTTTTTCTAGATGAAATTGGAGAAATGCCTCTTTCCATGCAGGTTAAACTTTTACGGGTACTTCAGGAAAAAAAGATCCTTCGGGTAGGAGGAATTAAGCCAATTCCCTTAAATATTCGGATTATTGCTGCTACCAACCGTGATATAAAAAAGATGGTAGAAGAAGGTAAGTTCCGAGAGGATTTGTTTTATAGGTTGAATGTAGTCAATTTCGTTTTACCACCCTTAAGAGAAAGAAAGGAAGATATCCCTTTGCTTATAAATCATTTTTTGTGTAAATATAATGCTCTTTTTGGTAAACAGATTCTTCGTGTTACAGAAAGGGCTCTGGCTAAGATATTAAACTATCCCTTCCCTGGAAATGTACGAGAGTTGGAGAATATAATTGAAAGGGCCGTTGCCTTGACTGAAAAGGAGGAAATAGATGTCTGTGATCTTCCTCCTGACCTAAATGCCTTTGAAGTAAAGGCCGAAGAACCAAACGAGGTTTCACCTTTAGTTGAACAAGAAAAGTACTATATTAAAAAGGCTTTAGAACAAACAGGTTATAATAAACATAAAGCAGCCAAAATTTTAGGCCTTTCTCGCACTACTCTCTGGCGAAGAATGAAAAAATACGGTTTATAA